The following is a genomic window from Pygocentrus nattereri isolate fPygNat1 chromosome 8, fPygNat1.pri, whole genome shotgun sequence.
tttgttatttttttacacattttgccaaatatttttaaaagccagTTTGATAAAGTATAAGCATGTATAAGAGTAAGTCATGTTAGTTTATTCACGCACACGAGGAAACTGATATAACTGAAGTTATAGTTGAATACACCTGATGTAGCCCTTCATTAATGGCACAATAACTgatatataataacatataataacAAATTTGAAAATTGGAGGGGAAATTATGTTTATtgaagaaacagaaataaacatcaTACAATGTTTGAAACATATTGGAATTTTACACACGTTCTACTGTATTAAATATCCTTCCTGTGGTCAGTGTGGTCAGTTTCaggagttcagcttctttatgCTTTCCTGAACCCAAGGGGCTTTAGGATTCGCACACCATTCCATACCAGCCACTGTGTGAAAGCTGTGATGAAGACAAAAGCAGAATACTGTTATTGTCCATAACTGATTTTGAGTGTTTTGAGTTCATTTCATTGGTGGGAGACATGTGGTGGTCTTCCCAAGTAAGTGATACTCACATAATAGCTTCTTTAGGGCAGTTGCTGTTTGTCTTGCTGAAGGATATAATAAACTTCATTGGGATCTGTACTTTTATAAacttaaaacagcattttcctGGGACATTGGAACCTTCAGTACctgagaggagaacagagtttCAGTCTCACAGCACATCGCAACAGAAAGAGATCCAGTGAATTTCTGtgaattttcattgtttttgtgtaatAGAGTCAAGTGTGAACCTTTCAAAAcacaatgaagctgcaaaaacagcttgttttgacttAATTGATTCTTTCATGTCATGAAAAAACACCATATTTACATACAGCCACATACttagcttacagcagtttagcttcacccattcAAACTAAAGTTATGAATGATATATAATACAGGGCAAACAATGAAATGCTTAATTACAACTATAAGACTTAATGGTACAGTGGTAAAACAgcatatttaaccccttaaatggccagagcccaTTCAGCTGGCCCAAAGTTTcgttacacacttctgtaatctAAGAATAGTTGGACCAGTTTTCActggagtccctgtagttactgaataataagcctcagtgtgtcataagcctgggattttaagggttaaTTCTAAGCGATAAAGAGAGTTTGGTAAgtgatcatgtaaaaataaatgatgactgtatttattatgt
Proteins encoded in this region:
- the LOC108443745 gene encoding monocyte chemotactic protein 1B-like; amino-acid sequence: MRTLSALLTVLLLCSLQQVCSGTEGSNVPGKCCFKFIKVQIPMKFIISFSKTNSNCPKEAIIFHTVAGMEWCANPKAPWVQESIKKLNS